The segment GACCAACGGAAAGATTGAGCCCATCCAGAACTTTGAGGCCCATGCGCCGGTTGCAACTACAGTCAAGAAGCTGCTGGTCAATGAAGGGGACACGGTAAAAAAGGGAGAGCTTCTGCTGCAGCTTGACGACGCCGATGCCCGCGCCCAGGCCGCCAGAGCGCTCGCCCAAATGCGCAGCGCTGATGCCAATTTGATTGCTACACACACTGGCGGCACACACGAAGAGGTGCTCTCGAACGAGGCAAGTTTGGTGAAAGCGCACGGTGACTTCAGCTCGGCGCAAAGAAATTTAGACGCCATGAGGCGCTTGCAGCAAAGCGGCGCAGCGTCACCGGCGGAGGTTTCTGAGGCAGAGAACCGGCTGCAAACCGCCCAGGCACAGGTAAATCTGCTGGAACAGAAGCTCAAGGAACGATACTCCCAACCCGAAGTACAACGCGTTTTCGCACAAAAGATAGAGGCAGCGACTGCTTATAATGCCGCAAAGGATATCCTCGACAGTTCGAATGTGCGTGCGCCGCAGGACGGAATCGTTTATTCATTGCCGGTGCGGCAAGGGCAGTATGTCAATGCCGGCGATCTGCTGTTGCAGGTAGCCAATCTCTCTAAAGTCCAGGTGCGCGGCTTTGTGGATGAACCCGACATCGGGCGCCTGCAAACTGGACAGAAGGTCTCCATTGAGTGGGATGCCATTCCCGGGCGTATCTGGGAGGGCAAGCTGACCCGTGTCCCTACTACTGTAATTGTGCGGGGCACACGCACTGTGGGCGAAATCAAGTGTGAAGTGGACAACGGCGACGGCAAGCTGCTGCCGAATATCAACGTCAACGTGACCATCCTGACGGCACACGAGAACAATGCGCTTACCGTCTCGCGAGAGGCCATGCATCAGGAAGACCATGTCCATTTTGTTTATCAAATTGTGGATGGCAAACTGAAACGCAAGGACGTGGAAACTTCCATTTTCAACCTTACCCGCATCCAAGTGGTGAAAGGACTCGATGACGGCGCCGAGGTGGCCCTGGGCTCAACCAATGGCACGCCCCTGCAAGCCGGAGTCTCAGTTCACATAGTGCAAGGTACGAATTAATTTTTATAACTTCTTAAAACCAATGAAAAGAAACTTATTAATTGTCGCTCTTATAATGGCTGGCGCCTTTGTAACCAGTACCAGCACTTTTGCCGCTGACGCCATAACCCGCGAAACGCTGGCAGACGGACAGATCAACGACGTTATTGCCACATTGAAATCGCATACCCAATCTTCTCCTCAAGACGCTGAAGCTTTTCATCTGCTCTCGCATGCCTATTTCGAGCTGGAACACTGGGATGACGCCATTAATGCCGAACAGCAGGCGGTTGCGCTGGCGCCTGACAGCAGTGAGTATCACCTCTGGCTGGGCTGCTCTTACGGCAACAAGGCCGAGCACTCGAGTTGGTTTACAGCGTTGCGCTATGCGCGTCGGACACGGGAAGCATTTGAAAAGGCAGTAGAGTTGGACGAAAAAAATGTCGAGGCGCGCCGTGACCTCTCTGAGTT is part of the Terriglobales bacterium genome and harbors:
- a CDS encoding efflux RND transporter periplasmic adaptor subunit, with the translated sequence MSKRIWTIIAAVVVGVIILAAFMTSSRGELPVRTETARRETIINTIQTNGKIEPIQNFEAHAPVATTVKKLLVNEGDTVKKGELLLQLDDADARAQAARALAQMRSADANLIATHTGGTHEEVLSNEASLVKAHGDFSSAQRNLDAMRRLQQSGAASPAEVSEAENRLQTAQAQVNLLEQKLKERYSQPEVQRVFAQKIEAATAYNAAKDILDSSNVRAPQDGIVYSLPVRQGQYVNAGDLLLQVANLSKVQVRGFVDEPDIGRLQTGQKVSIEWDAIPGRIWEGKLTRVPTTVIVRGTRTVGEIKCEVDNGDGKLLPNINVNVTILTAHENNALTVSREAMHQEDHVHFVYQIVDGKLKRKDVETSIFNLTRIQVVKGLDDGAEVALGSTNGTPLQAGVSVHIVQGTN